In Scomber japonicus isolate fScoJap1 chromosome 20, fScoJap1.pri, whole genome shotgun sequence, the genomic window tcactgttgactgtcttttcttaaatataccggtactcatcatctgcatgtattcattaatatttttaactcctttggggagaagtaggaggactgagccctttgtttctcctgttgtcatggtgaatcatgttatctgtgctccattgatgagggcttggtatctcctcatgcaggagcttcactcagagttactttgactcagagttgataaaactaactgttaacacttgttctgaaacagaaaactctgagtttgacagctcagagttggtcaacctagagttaaggttttaactcagagttagttaaacctgcttcctgaaacaggccccaggacTTGTCACAGCTGGCTCAAGGCCATGACAAACAAATGGAGATGCACCATTTTAAAGGAATAACAaatgatatttatttaacacaatcaTAAGGATAACTTAGGAAATACAACAACATGAGGTGTGGAAGATCAGTGGTGTAGGATATGCATGCATGGTAAGTatggtgtgtgtggatgttgtaTGGTGCACAAAAGGAAACCATAAGAACACAAACTAAAGCTGCCGCATCACCCAGGAAGACAGGCCTCTGTCTGcaagggaagagagagataaTGAATGAGAAGCTGCTTACATAGGAAACCAGATCACTGGCCCAGGTGCTTCCAGTTACCCGATTACCTGCTGGCCCAACCCCCTGCCAACCAGCAATCCACACTGACCACACTGGTAACACCAGTAGAGGTCGCCACAGACTCTCCTGCAAAAGAGAAGTTAAATCTTAACAAGGTTTTCCTGTTAAAATAAAGATTcagtagaaaacagaaacattcaaccacaagatggtgcctgaataagacattttaaaatcatacataTAACATGAACTATTTTCTGTAGGTAAAGACTTGAGTCAGGGTAtgaatgtgctctctctcttaATCAGTTGTTACCTTCAAATTCAGAAGAAGCTTTATTGGTATGAatgttgcagttaaatatttccaaaactaatgatggtcctctctctctccagactctgtcaggctggtgaatgggactagtctgtgttcaggcagactggaggtgaagtctgagcagtcgtggtcctcagtgtgtgaagctgactttgaccagcaggatgcagatgTGGTCTGTAGGGAGTTTGGCTGTgaggctccttcagtcctccagggggcgctctatggagaagtggagactccaatgtggaccaaagagttccagtgtggaggccatgagtctgctctcctggactgtagaagatcagactcagctagaagaacctgctcacctggtaaagctgttggactcacctgctcaggtagaagaggagctgcagctttgatttgtcttcatttctgttctaatgaaactcactttattcttttactgatgactctcttgtttctgttctaatgaaactcactttattcttttactgatgactctcttgtttctgttctaatgaaactcactttattcttttactgatgactctcttgtttctgttctaatgaaactcactttattgttttactgatgactctcttgtttctgttcagatcctgtcaggttggtgggaggagccagtcgctgtgcaggtacactggaggtgaaacagggagagtggaCACCAGTGAGTTCCTCTgactggaccctgaaggaagcagctATAATATGCagatatttggactgtggctctgctgtttcaacaggaagcagataTCAAGACTCAGATAGAGCTCTATGGTTGATCAACTTTGACTGTCTTCAGTCTGGATCTGCAGTAAGGGACTGTGTATCATTATCaggttcctcttcctccattgtGGAgatcacctgctcaggtaagtccatcaatgacatcatctctgacagtaatattttcattcctctgtcacagtgatagttggtggtttccattggactgaactgtaaacttatccaggacgacagcatcctaaagggtagagaagttagcttgttcctggaggctcattgattcaaactgagacaatctacacctttaaggatattcacactacaagagaaagcagcagtagtagcagtttagagttacaatatactgtatgtatatggtatttaatcaaaaaaacaaaacaaaacacaaacaaaaacaaaaaaacaaccctccCCCTACCCCAGGAGGCCAAGGATGTAACACATAGACAGGTTTAAGACATTCTGAGGTTGCAATCAGCCACATAAAAGTTGCCAGATCTAAAGAtccatgaacattttttttagaaaatggAGCTTAGAAACCATTTCGTGAACACAAAATGTTCTTGATTTTCTCTATAGAAGAAGTGCAGGAGCTGATAGTGGCATTGTGGTTATGTGGTGCTGTAACCATTCAGCTACCACGGTGCTCTGATCTACTTTATTTTCTGATATCATGCATTGCTGTCCACCACAGTGTCATTCTTCATGTTACAGAGGTCTGTCTGTATTActggtttttatgttgtttgtctgaAACTTTCTGTTGCTGCCTGTCTTGGCCAGGACTCTCCTGCAAAAGAGAAGTTAAATCTTAACGAGGTTTTCCTGTTAAAGTAAAGATTcagtagaaaacagaaacattcaacCACAAGATGGAGCaagaataagacattttaaaatcatacagATAACATGAACTATTTTCTGTAGATAAAGACTTGAGTCAGGGTAtgaatgtgctctctctctttatcagttGTTGCTTTTAATTTCAGTGAAAGTTTATAGGTATGAatgttgcagttaaatattcccaaaactaatgatggtcctctctctctccagactctgtcaggctggtgaatgggactagtctgtgttcaggcagactggaggtgaagtctgagcagtcgtggtcctcagtgtgtgaagctgactttgaccagcaggatgcagaggtggtctgtagggagcttggctgtgaggctccttcagtcctccagggggcgctctatagagaagtggaggctccaatgtggaccaaagagttccagtgtggaggcaatgagtctgctctcctggactgtagaagatcagactcagctagaagaacctgctcacctggtaaagctgttggactcacctgctcaggtagaagaggagctgcagctttgatttgtcgtcatttctgttctaatgaaactcactttattcttttactgatgactctcttgtttctgttctaatgaaactcactttattcttttactgatgactctcttgtttctgttctaatgaagctcactttattcttttactgatgactc contains:
- the LOC128381853 gene encoding scavenger receptor cysteine-rich type 1 protein M130-like, with translation MWTKEFQCGGHESALLDCRRSDSARRTCSPGKAVGLTCSDPVRLVGGASRCAGTLEVKQGEWTPVSSSDWTLKEAAIICRYLDCGSAVSTGSRYQDSDRALWLINFDCLQSGSAVRDCVSLSGSSSSIVEITCSDSVRLVNGTSLCSGRLEVKSEQSWSSVCEADFDQQDAEVVCRELGCEAPSVLQGALYREVEAPMWTKEFQCGGNESALLDCRRSDSARRTCSPGKAVGLTCSDPVRLVGGASRCAGTLEVKQGEWTPEADIKTQIDLYGRSTLTVFSLDLQ